The following are encoded together in the Serratia odorifera genome:
- a CDS encoding aldo/keto reductase codes for MEYRQLGHSGLKVSVLSLGTMTFGGEGKFAKTGDTNVSEAREQVAMCIDAGINLFDTADVYSAGKSEEILGQALGDKRHQVLVASKARFPMGNGPNDAGLSRHHLIRACEASLRRLNTDYLDLYQLHEWDGMTPVEETLRALKHLVSSGKVRYVGVSNFSGWHIMKHLGAAALTGSVRPVSQQIHYSLQAREAEYELLPIAQDQGLGVLVWSPLAGGLLSGKYRRNQRTPEGTRHMAQWGEPPVRDQEKLYDIIDVLVAIADARGLSAAQVALAWLLQRPTVTSVVIGARNRQQLTDNLHAASLTLNQDELRQLEDVSRLPLLYPYWHQARTAADRLSVADLLLIEPHLSQK; via the coding sequence ATGGAATACCGTCAACTGGGGCATTCCGGCCTGAAGGTGTCGGTGCTAAGTCTCGGCACCATGACCTTTGGCGGCGAAGGCAAATTTGCCAAAACCGGCGATACCAACGTCAGCGAAGCACGTGAACAGGTAGCCATGTGCATAGACGCCGGCATTAACCTGTTCGATACCGCCGACGTCTATTCCGCCGGTAAATCGGAAGAAATACTGGGGCAGGCGCTGGGCGATAAGCGCCACCAGGTACTGGTGGCCAGCAAGGCGCGCTTTCCGATGGGCAACGGTCCGAACGACGCCGGGCTATCACGCCACCACCTGATCCGCGCCTGCGAGGCCAGCCTGCGGCGGCTAAATACCGATTATCTCGATTTGTATCAGTTACACGAATGGGATGGCATGACTCCGGTAGAGGAAACCCTGCGCGCGCTGAAGCATCTGGTCAGTAGCGGCAAGGTACGCTACGTCGGCGTATCCAACTTTTCCGGCTGGCATATCATGAAGCACCTGGGCGCAGCGGCGCTGACCGGCAGCGTGCGGCCAGTCAGCCAACAGATCCACTACAGCCTGCAGGCTCGCGAGGCAGAATATGAACTGCTGCCGATAGCGCAGGATCAGGGATTGGGCGTGCTGGTATGGAGCCCGTTGGCCGGTGGTCTGCTCTCCGGCAAATATCGTCGCAATCAACGCACCCCGGAAGGCACGCGCCATATGGCGCAATGGGGTGAACCGCCGGTGCGCGACCAGGAAAAACTGTATGATATCATTGACGTGCTGGTAGCCATTGCCGATGCGCGCGGTCTGTCGGCTGCACAGGTGGCCCTCGCCTGGCTGCTACAGCGCCCCACCGTGACCTCGGTAGTGATTGGCGCACGCAATCGCCAGCAACTGACCGATAATCTTCATGCCGCCAGTCTGACGCTGAACCAGGATGAGCTGCGCCAACTGGAGGATGTCAGCCGCCTGCCGCTGCTTTATCCCTATTGGCATCAGGCCCGTACCGCAGCCGATCGTCTGTCCGTCGCCGATCTGTTGTTAATCGAGCCGCACCTGTCGCAAAAATAA
- the ydfG gene encoding bifunctional NADP-dependent 3-hydroxy acid dehydrogenase/3-hydroxypropionate dehydrogenase YdfG, which translates to MIIFVTGVTSGFGEAIARKFIADGHQVIGAGRRVERLQALKGELGDALHTVQLDVRNRAAIQQAIEALPAALRNVDVLVNNAGLALGLEPAHKANADDWETMIDTNNKGLVNMTRALLPAMVERNVGHVINIGSTAANWPYAGGNVYGATKAFVKQFSLGLRADLHGTRLRVTDIEPGLVGGTEFSNVRFKGDDGKVNKTYDGADALTPEDIADAVFWVATLPARVNINTLEMMPVSQSFAGLSVHRGA; encoded by the coding sequence ATGATCATTTTTGTTACCGGCGTAACGTCCGGTTTTGGTGAGGCTATTGCACGTAAATTTATTGCCGACGGGCATCAGGTCATTGGCGCCGGGCGCCGTGTAGAACGCCTGCAGGCGCTGAAAGGCGAATTGGGCGATGCGCTGCACACCGTACAGCTGGATGTGCGCAACCGTGCCGCCATTCAGCAGGCCATCGAGGCATTGCCGGCAGCGCTGCGCAACGTGGACGTGCTGGTCAACAACGCCGGGCTGGCGCTGGGGCTGGAACCGGCGCACAAGGCCAATGCCGATGACTGGGAAACCATGATCGACACCAATAACAAAGGCCTGGTCAATATGACCCGCGCACTGCTGCCGGCGATGGTGGAACGCAACGTCGGCCATGTGATCAACATCGGCTCTACCGCCGCCAACTGGCCTTATGCCGGCGGCAACGTGTACGGCGCGACCAAAGCGTTCGTTAAACAGTTCAGCCTTGGCCTGCGCGCCGACCTGCACGGCACGCGCCTGCGGGTAACCGATATCGAGCCAGGTCTGGTCGGCGGAACGGAGTTTTCCAACGTTCGCTTCAAGGGCGACGACGGCAAGGTCAATAAAACCTATGACGGTGCCGACGCACTGACGCCGGAAGACATTGCCGACGCGGTATTTTGGGTCGCTACCCTGCCGGCGCGGGTGAATATCAACACGCTGGAGATGATGCCAGTCAGCCAGAGTTTTGCCGGGCTAAGCGTTCATCGCGGTGCCTGA
- a CDS encoding YnfA family protein has product MLKTTLLFFATALAEIIGCFLPYLWLKKGAGAWLLLPAAVSLAVFVWLLTLHPAASGRVYAAYGGVYVATALLWLRVVDGVKLTAFDWLGAGVALAGMLIIVAGWRAA; this is encoded by the coding sequence ATGCTTAAGACTACCTTATTGTTCTTCGCCACCGCGCTGGCTGAAATTATCGGCTGCTTTTTGCCTTACCTGTGGCTGAAAAAAGGCGCAGGCGCGTGGCTTTTGCTGCCGGCAGCCGTCAGTCTGGCGGTTTTCGTCTGGCTGCTGACCCTGCATCCGGCAGCCAGCGGCAGAGTGTACGCGGCGTATGGTGGGGTGTATGTGGCAACGGCGCTGTTATGGCTGCGGGTGGTAGACGGGGTAAAGCTGACGGCATTTGACTGGTTGGGGGCTGGGGTAGCGCTGGCGGGCATGCTGATTATCGTCGCCGGCTGGCGCGCGGCATAA
- a CDS encoding DUF1283 family protein, producing MKLLSRQRLLRSLLPAAALLALSAWQLPAMAASCTQGSTCVTVDGKGSGAMSTEEARQSKEQWNDTRTLRHKVNTRVEKDFDKLDKAADDQDRCNDSLNVNAYWEPSTLKCLDRTTGRQIYP from the coding sequence ATGAAATTACTTTCTCGCCAACGACTGCTGCGCAGTCTGCTGCCGGCCGCAGCGCTGTTGGCTCTGAGCGCCTGGCAATTGCCGGCCATGGCCGCCAGCTGCACACAAGGCAGCACCTGCGTCACCGTTGACGGCAAAGGTAGCGGCGCAATGTCTACCGAAGAAGCCCGCCAGAGTAAAGAACAGTGGAATGATACCCGTACCTTGCGCCATAAGGTCAACACCCGGGTCGAAAAAGATTTCGACAAGCTCGACAAAGCCGCCGACGACCAGGATCGCTGTAACGACAGCCTTAATGTCAACGCCTATTGGGAACCGTCGACGCTGAAATGCCTCGACCGCACCACCGGGCGTCAGATTTATCCTTAA
- a CDS encoding DUF1161 domain-containing protein gives MRKAFVLGALLMATAPLAAFASCESVKAEISQKIISNGVPESGFKLDIVPNDQAEQAGGQVVGHCENDTQKIVYTRLNNGDDGGDAAQTGTSQDMTSPQ, from the coding sequence ATGAGAAAAGCGTTTGTACTCGGCGCTTTGCTGATGGCCACGGCGCCGCTGGCGGCCTTCGCCTCATGCGAAAGCGTGAAGGCGGAAATTTCGCAGAAAATCATCAGCAACGGCGTACCAGAATCCGGCTTCAAGCTGGATATCGTGCCAAACGATCAGGCCGAGCAAGCTGGCGGCCAAGTGGTTGGCCACTGCGAGAACGACACACAGAAAATTGTCTACACTCGCCTGAATAATGGCGATGACGGCGGGGACGCGGCGCAAACCGGCACTAGCCAGGATATGACCTCCCCGCAATAA
- a CDS encoding MDR family MFS transporter produces MTNDDYSVPVAHRPLILIACMLAMFMSAIEATIVATAMPTIIADLGGFSLLGWVFAVYLLAQAITIPIYGRLADLYGRKRIFFFGASLFLLGSVLCGFSPNMYWLIGFRLLQGLGAGAVMPIATTIIGDIYSPRERPKVMGYLSSVWGFSAIIGPLLGAFIVQHLPWALVFWVNLPIGLLAMLLLGRYLPAGSQVRRHALDLAGTGWLTLFVASLLLALLQAESMGWWVLPMLLLAMFSLIMLVRQERRAQEPLFPLALWRSRVIIAGNIGGLAIGAAMMGISAFLPTFIQGVMGETPLQAGTTLALMSIGWPLASTFSGRLMLWTSYRTTALLGAGLLVAGGLILLLLEPHGGLLWGRTAAFMVGAGMGLCNTTFLVSVQNAAHHSIRGIATACTVFTRMMGSAIGTAILGATLNINLQLRLPQTADPLQQLMEPARRGALEPDVLANLIQQVAASLHWVFLVSALVSLFALAAAMLVPARHRPQGEGEEVEQT; encoded by the coding sequence ATGACGAATGACGATTACTCGGTGCCAGTGGCACACCGCCCGCTGATCCTTATCGCCTGTATGCTGGCGATGTTCATGTCGGCGATTGAGGCGACGATTGTCGCCACCGCCATGCCGACCATTATTGCCGATCTGGGGGGATTCTCGCTGCTGGGGTGGGTCTTTGCGGTCTATCTGCTGGCACAGGCGATCACCATCCCGATCTACGGACGCCTGGCCGATCTGTATGGCCGCAAACGCATCTTCTTTTTTGGCGCGTCGCTGTTCCTGCTGGGCTCGGTGCTGTGCGGCTTTTCACCCAATATGTACTGGTTGATCGGTTTTCGATTATTGCAGGGGTTGGGTGCCGGTGCGGTGATGCCGATTGCCACTACCATTATCGGCGATATCTATAGTCCGCGGGAACGGCCGAAGGTGATGGGCTATCTGTCCAGCGTGTGGGGCTTTTCGGCGATCATCGGCCCGTTACTGGGCGCATTTATCGTACAGCACCTGCCGTGGGCGCTGGTGTTCTGGGTCAATCTGCCGATCGGCCTGTTGGCCATGCTGCTGCTCGGGCGCTATTTGCCCGCCGGCAGTCAAGTGCGTCGGCACGCGTTGGATCTGGCCGGTACCGGTTGGTTGACGCTGTTTGTCGCCAGTCTGTTGCTGGCATTGTTGCAGGCCGAAAGCATGGGGTGGTGGGTGCTACCGATGCTGCTGCTGGCAATGTTTTCGCTGATCATGCTGGTGCGTCAGGAGCGTCGTGCGCAGGAGCCGTTATTCCCGCTGGCGCTGTGGCGTAGTCGGGTGATTATCGCCGGCAACATCGGCGGTCTGGCGATTGGCGCGGCGATGATGGGCATCAGCGCCTTTTTGCCGACGTTTATTCAGGGAGTGATGGGAGAGACGCCGTTACAGGCCGGAACCACGTTGGCATTGATGTCAATCGGCTGGCCGCTGGCCAGCACCTTCAGTGGCCGTCTGATGCTGTGGACGTCCTACCGCACTACTGCGCTGTTGGGGGCGGGATTGCTGGTTGCCGGCGGGCTGATCCTGTTGCTGCTTGAACCGCACGGCGGCTTGCTATGGGGCAGAACGGCGGCCTTTATGGTCGGCGCCGGCATGGGGTTGTGCAACACCACCTTCCTGGTTTCAGTACAGAACGCCGCCCATCACAGCATTCGTGGCATCGCTACCGCCTGCACGGTATTTACCCGCATGATGGGGTCGGCGATCGGCACGGCAATTCTCGGGGCGACGCTGAACATCAACCTGCAGTTGCGCCTGCCGCAAACTGCCGATCCGCTACAACAGTTGATGGAACCCGCGCGGCGTGGGGCGCTAGAGCCCGACGTATTGGCCAATCTGATCCAACAGGTGGCGGCGTCGCTGCATTGGGTATTCCTGGTTTCGGCGCTGGTGTCGTTGTTTGCGCTGGCAGCGGCAATGCTGGTGCCGGCACGGCATCGGCCGCAAGGGGAAGGCGAGGAAGTGGAACAGACGTAA
- a CDS encoding cytochrome c peroxidase encodes MKKIILGCAIVAIAGYLSVVGYIYHFDQQRQPPLAGNTISTILTRHGCDYCHTASAELPFYARLPISRQLMQYDIKTGLRHFSLAPTLTALQQGGAVAETDLAKLESVLQYRQMPPVRYKALHWAGELDDANRQTLLAWIRQQRTQYYTLPGTPAALLGQALQPLPKALPTDAHKVALGFRLFHDPRLSADNSISCAHCHMLGAGGVDARVTSLGVNGQQGPINAPTVFNAVFNIAQFWDGRAHDLQEQAGGPPLNPIEMASTSWQQIIDKLDQDAQLKADFRRVYADGFSASNITNAIAEFEKTLLTPDSPFDRFLAGDRQALTAQQKRGYQLFRDHKCGTCHTGVNLGGQSYEIMGLKADYFADRGNPTTADLGRYNVTKRDADRHRFKTPTLRNVALTAPYFHDGSVTTLHQAVRDMLKYQVGTTLPESDVDDLVALLEAMTGTYTPAALTVR; translated from the coding sequence ATGAAAAAAATCATATTGGGCTGTGCAATCGTGGCGATTGCCGGCTATCTGAGCGTGGTCGGTTATATCTACCACTTCGATCAACAACGTCAACCGCCGCTGGCGGGCAATACCATCAGCACCATCCTTACCCGACACGGTTGTGATTATTGCCATACCGCGTCTGCCGAATTGCCGTTCTATGCCCGATTGCCAATTAGCAGGCAACTGATGCAATACGACATAAAAACCGGATTGCGCCATTTTTCACTCGCGCCGACGCTCACTGCCCTACAACAAGGTGGCGCGGTAGCCGAGACCGACCTCGCCAAGCTGGAGTCGGTACTGCAATATCGACAAATGCCGCCAGTTCGCTACAAGGCACTGCACTGGGCCGGGGAACTCGATGACGCCAACCGGCAAACGCTGCTGGCGTGGATCCGCCAACAGCGCACGCAGTATTACACCTTGCCAGGCACCCCTGCGGCATTGCTTGGTCAGGCATTGCAACCGCTGCCGAAGGCATTACCGACCGATGCACACAAAGTGGCTCTGGGGTTCAGGCTGTTTCACGATCCACGCCTGTCGGCCGACAACAGTATTTCCTGCGCCCATTGCCATATGCTGGGCGCCGGCGGCGTCGATGCCCGCGTCACCTCACTCGGCGTTAACGGCCAGCAAGGACCGATCAACGCGCCAACGGTGTTCAATGCGGTGTTCAACATTGCGCAATTCTGGGACGGCCGCGCGCATGACCTGCAGGAACAGGCCGGCGGACCACCGCTTAACCCCATCGAAATGGCCTCCACTTCGTGGCAGCAAATCATCGATAAACTGGATCAGGATGCACAGTTGAAAGCGGACTTTCGCCGCGTCTATGCCGACGGTTTTTCCGCCAGCAACATTACCAACGCCATTGCCGAGTTCGAAAAAACGCTGCTGACTCCGGACAGCCCGTTCGACCGTTTTCTGGCCGGCGATCGCCAGGCGCTTACGGCACAGCAGAAGCGAGGCTATCAGCTGTTCCGCGACCATAAGTGCGGCACCTGCCATACTGGCGTCAATCTGGGCGGCCAATCCTATGAAATCATGGGGTTAAAAGCAGATTACTTCGCCGATCGCGGTAATCCAACCACGGCCGATCTTGGTCGTTACAACGTAACCAAACGTGACGCCGACCGCCATCGTTTTAAAACGCCCACCCTGCGTAATGTGGCATTGACCGCGCCATATTTCCATGACGGCAGCGTCACCACGCTGCATCAGGCGGTGCGCGACATGCTGAAATATCAGGTCGGTACCACGCTGCCAGAAAGCGACGTTGACGATCTGGTGGCGCTGTTGGAAGCGATGACCGGCACATACACCCCGGCAGCGCTGACCGTCCGATAA
- the bioD gene encoding dethiobiotin synthase, whose translation MLKRLFVTGTDTDVGKTVISRALLQAFAAQGRTAVGYKPIAAGCYETSEGMRNKDALVLQASSSVPLSYQEINPITCPDEVFHVHASDDINYGVMSSGLHHLADKAETVVVEGSGGWRVLMSDLRPYAEWVVQEQLPVVLVVGIKLGCVSHALLTAQSIINDGLPLLGWVANRINPGLAHYAETIDALQQRIPAPMLGEIPYLPRPEQRDLAHYLDISTLLDR comes from the coding sequence ATGTTAAAGCGTTTATTTGTTACAGGTACGGATACCGATGTCGGTAAGACCGTGATTTCCCGCGCTCTGTTGCAGGCATTTGCCGCACAGGGTCGTACTGCGGTGGGGTACAAGCCGATTGCGGCGGGATGTTACGAAACCAGCGAAGGCATGCGCAATAAAGACGCTTTGGTTTTGCAGGCTTCTTCCAGCGTGCCGCTGAGTTATCAAGAAATCAACCCCATCACCTGTCCGGATGAAGTGTTTCACGTTCATGCCAGCGACGATATCAATTACGGCGTAATGAGCAGCGGTTTGCACCATTTGGCCGACAAGGCTGAAACCGTGGTGGTGGAAGGCAGCGGCGGCTGGCGGGTGCTGATGAGCGACCTGCGGCCCTATGCCGAATGGGTGGTACAGGAACAGCTACCGGTGGTGTTGGTGGTTGGCATCAAGCTCGGCTGCGTCAGCCATGCATTGCTGACGGCGCAGTCGATTATCAATGACGGTCTGCCGCTGTTGGGCTGGGTTGCCAACCGCATTAACCCTGGGCTGGCGCATTACGCCGAAACCATCGATGCGTTGCAACAGCGTATCCCGGCACCGATGCTGGGCGAAATACCGTATCTGCCGCGTCCGGAACAGCGCGATCTGGCGCACTATCTGGACATTTCGACCCTGCTGGATCGTTAG
- the mlc gene encoding sugar metabolism global transcriptional regulator Mlc yields MIADGQPGHIDQIKQINAGAVYRLIDQLGPISRIELSKRAQLAPASITKIVRELLEAHLVKETEFQEVGSRGRPAVGLVLDTEAWHYLSARISRGSITLALRDISSKLVVEEQLPLAADHPEPLLTRIVAEVDRFFIRHQQRLERLTAIAITLPGMIDVANGIVHRMPFYQVEDMPLGPALASRTGLPVFLQHDICAWTMAEALYGASRGNQNVIQVVIDHNVGAGVITGGRVLHSGSQRVVEIGHTQVDPYGKRCYCGNHGCLETVASVENMLDIAQQRLSASMTSTLHNAPLSVESLCDAALAGDQLAKDIILGVGHSVGRILAIMVNLFNPEKILVGSPLNRAAEILHPAIASCINQQSLPIYSQHLQVESTQFFNQGTMPGAALVKEALYNGSLLVKLLQG; encoded by the coding sequence GTGATTGCTGATGGGCAGCCTGGGCATATTGATCAGATAAAGCAAATAAATGCAGGGGCAGTGTATCGATTGATCGATCAGCTCGGGCCGATTTCGCGTATCGAACTGTCAAAACGTGCCCAACTGGCGCCAGCCAGTATCACCAAAATCGTGCGTGAACTGCTGGAAGCGCATCTGGTCAAGGAAACCGAGTTCCAGGAAGTGGGCAGCCGCGGCCGTCCAGCGGTGGGGTTGGTGCTGGATACCGAGGCCTGGCATTATCTTTCCGCGCGTATCAGTCGCGGCAGCATTACGCTGGCGCTGCGTGATATCAGCAGCAAACTGGTGGTCGAAGAGCAGCTTCCGCTGGCGGCGGACCACCCGGAACCGCTACTGACACGCATCGTTGCCGAAGTCGATCGGTTCTTTATTCGTCATCAGCAACGTCTTGAACGTTTGACCGCCATCGCCATTACATTGCCGGGCATGATCGACGTTGCTAATGGCATTGTGCACCGCATGCCGTTTTACCAGGTCGAAGATATGCCGCTCGGCCCGGCACTGGCGTCCCGCACCGGTTTGCCGGTATTTCTGCAACATGACATCTGCGCCTGGACCATGGCCGAGGCGTTGTATGGCGCCTCTCGCGGTAATCAAAACGTGATTCAGGTGGTGATCGACCATAACGTCGGTGCTGGAGTGATCACCGGTGGGCGGGTGTTGCATTCCGGTAGTCAGCGAGTGGTGGAAATCGGCCATACGCAGGTCGATCCCTACGGCAAACGGTGTTATTGCGGCAACCACGGTTGCCTGGAAACCGTGGCCAGCGTTGAAAACATGCTGGACATCGCCCAGCAACGCCTGAGCGCCTCGATGACGTCGACGCTGCACAACGCGCCGCTGAGCGTTGAATCTCTGTGCGATGCCGCCTTGGCCGGTGACCAACTGGCGAAAGACATCATCCTTGGTGTGGGCCACAGCGTCGGGCGCATTCTGGCGATTATGGTCAACCTGTTCAACCCGGAAAAGATCCTGGTCGGCTCGCCGCTCAATCGAGCAGCAGAAATTCTGCATCCGGCGATTGCATCATGCATTAACCAGCAGTCGCTGCCGATCTACAGTCAACATCTTCAAGTGGAATCCACCCAGTTTTTCAATCAGGGCACCATGCCCGGCGCGGCACTGGTGAAAGAAGCGCTGTACAACGGTTCGCTGTTGGTCAAGCTGTTGCAAGGCTGA
- a CDS encoding LysR family transcriptional regulator, with translation MNIELRHLRYFIAVAEELHFGRAAQRLRISQPPLSQQIQALEEMVGARLLARNNRNVSLTQAGEMFLKEAWQVVDQVNRAAEKAARLERGEIGELTIGFTSSAPFISQVSRNLRAFRLHHPDVHIKMREINTKQQLEPLLNGELDLGVMRNTRLPEALQHQLLLQEPMLAVVPEGHPLTYLAPGTLRFAHLADEPFVFFSREVGTALYDETLLLLERAGITPYITQEVGEAMTIIGLVSAGLGISILPASFGRVKLDGVSYLPLAEPDALTEVWLVNHRQRPLTAAAKSLMSLLLAPSAKDAYQRK, from the coding sequence ATGAATATTGAGCTTCGTCATCTGCGCTATTTTATTGCCGTCGCAGAAGAACTGCATTTTGGCCGTGCGGCACAGCGGCTGCGCATCTCGCAACCGCCCTTGAGCCAACAGATTCAGGCGCTGGAAGAGATGGTCGGCGCACGGCTGTTGGCGCGCAATAATCGCAATGTCAGCCTGACGCAGGCCGGCGAAATGTTTCTCAAGGAAGCCTGGCAGGTGGTCGATCAGGTCAATCGCGCAGCGGAAAAAGCGGCGCGGCTAGAACGGGGAGAGATCGGTGAGCTGACCATTGGTTTTACCTCATCGGCGCCGTTTATCAGCCAGGTATCGCGCAACTTACGGGCTTTTCGTCTGCATCATCCGGATGTGCACATCAAAATGCGCGAAATCAACACCAAGCAACAGTTGGAACCGCTGCTGAACGGTGAACTGGATCTGGGCGTGATGCGCAACACCAGGTTGCCGGAGGCGTTGCAGCATCAACTGCTGCTGCAAGAGCCGATGCTGGCAGTGGTGCCGGAAGGGCATCCCTTGACCTATCTGGCCCCCGGTACGTTGCGCTTTGCGCATTTGGCAGATGAACCGTTTGTTTTTTTCTCCCGCGAGGTGGGTACCGCGCTGTATGACGAAACGCTGCTGTTGCTGGAGCGAGCCGGCATCACCCCTTACATTACGCAGGAGGTTGGTGAAGCGATGACCATCATCGGGCTGGTTTCCGCCGGGCTGGGCATTTCGATCCTGCCGGCGTCGTTTGGTCGCGTCAAACTTGATGGCGTCAGCTACCTGCCGTTGGCAGAGCCGGATGCACTCACCGAAGTGTGGTTGGTAAATCACCGCCAGCGGCCATTGACTGCCGCCGCGAAATCGCTGATGAGTTTACTATTGGCGCCGTCGGCAAAAGACGCGTATCAGCGCAAATAA
- a CDS encoding MFS transporter yields the protein MRSAADTPSTRAANDPLAATAPKKQSSSLNKRPYIERGTPQFMRVTLALFSAGLATFALLYCVQPILPVLSQDFGVSPAQSSLSLSFSTGLLAIGLLFTGPLSDAIGRKSVMVTSLLLAAVCTLICAFMTSWHGILLMRALIGLSLSGLAAVGMTYLSEEIHPSFVAFSMGLYISGNSIGGMSGRLVTGVLTDFFSWRISLAVIGLFALIAAFVFWRILPASRHFRASSLRPRTLLINFKLHWHDRGLPLLFAEGFLLMGSFVTMFNYIGYRLLADPYHLSQAIVGLLSVVYLTGSYSSPKAGAMTSRFGRGPVLLFAILIMLTGILITLLAPVTLIFIGMMLFTGGFFAAHSVASSWIGRRARRAKGQASSLYLFCYYAGSSVAGTLGGVFWHSFGWTGVVVFISVMLLLALWVVRALKQLPEAARL from the coding sequence ATGCGTTCAGCGGCCGATACGCCGTCGACGCGGGCCGCCAACGATCCGCTGGCGGCCACTGCGCCTAAAAAACAATCCTCTTCATTGAATAAACGCCCTTATATCGAACGCGGTACGCCGCAATTCATGCGCGTCACGTTGGCGCTGTTTTCTGCCGGGCTGGCCACCTTTGCCCTGCTGTATTGCGTGCAGCCAATCCTGCCGGTGCTGTCACAGGATTTTGGCGTGTCGCCGGCACAAAGCAGCCTGTCATTGTCCTTTTCTACCGGTTTGTTGGCGATTGGCCTGTTATTTACCGGCCCGCTGTCCGACGCCATCGGCCGTAAATCGGTGATGGTAACCTCGCTGCTGCTGGCGGCGGTTTGCACGCTGATCTGCGCATTTATGACCAGTTGGCACGGCATTCTGCTGATGCGCGCGCTGATCGGCCTTTCCCTGAGCGGCCTTGCCGCCGTTGGCATGACTTACCTGAGTGAAGAGATCCACCCCAGCTTCGTGGCGTTCTCGATGGGACTGTATATCAGTGGCAATTCGATCGGCGGCATGAGCGGCCGCCTGGTCACCGGCGTATTAACCGACTTCTTTTCCTGGCGCATTTCACTGGCGGTGATCGGTTTGTTCGCGCTGATTGCGGCGTTTGTATTTTGGCGTATCCTGCCGGCATCAAGGCACTTTCGCGCCAGTTCGCTGCGGCCGCGAACTCTGCTGATCAACTTCAAACTGCATTGGCATGACCGCGGCCTGCCATTACTGTTTGCCGAAGGTTTTCTGCTGATGGGCAGCTTTGTCACCATGTTCAACTACATTGGTTACCGCTTGCTGGCCGATCCCTATCATCTTAGCCAGGCGATTGTCGGTTTATTGTCGGTGGTTTACCTCACCGGTTCTTACAGCTCGCCGAAGGCCGGCGCCATGACGTCTCGTTTCGGTCGCGGGCCGGTGCTGCTGTTTGCCATTTTGATTATGCTGACCGGGATTCTTATTACTCTCCTGGCGCCGGTCACACTGATTTTCATCGGCATGATGCTGTTCACCGGCGGGTTCTTTGCCGCGCATTCGGTCGCCAGCAGCTGGATCGGCCGCCGCGCGCGGCGTGCCAAAGGACAAGCCTCCTCACTCTATCTGTTCTGCTATTATGCCGGTTCCAGCGTTGCCGGCACGCTCGGCGGCGTATTTTGGCACAGCTTCGGCTGGACTGGCGTCGTCGTCTTTATCAGCGTCATGCTGTTGCTGGCGCTGTGGGTGGTACGAGCGCTGAAACAGTTGCCAGAAGCGGCACGCCTGTAA
- a CDS encoding VOC family protein produces MIAPGITILYVDQPESSAQFYSRLLGAAPVELSATFALWVTDNGFKLALWSKHDVQPEPTANAGGGELGFLCEQSEQVDALYRQWRDWQFEICQTPRQMAFGYCFMACDPDGHRLRVYTLNR; encoded by the coding sequence ATGATCGCACCAGGCATCACCATTCTTTATGTCGACCAACCAGAATCGAGCGCGCAGTTTTACAGCCGGTTGCTCGGAGCGGCGCCGGTAGAACTCTCCGCTACCTTTGCCCTCTGGGTGACCGACAACGGCTTCAAGCTGGCCTTGTGGTCGAAACACGACGTGCAGCCGGAGCCCACCGCCAACGCCGGGGGCGGCGAACTGGGATTTTTGTGCGAGCAGTCAGAGCAGGTTGATGCTTTATACCGTCAGTGGCGTGACTGGCAATTCGAGATTTGCCAGACGCCGCGGCAAATGGCGTTCGGCTACTGCTTTATGGCATGCGATCCTGACGGGCATCGTCTGCGGGTATATACCCTTAATCGCTAG